From the genome of Sulfurovum sp. NBC37-1, one region includes:
- a CDS encoding undecaprenyl-diphosphate phosphatase, producing MDIIQAIIIGIIEGFTEFLPISSTGHMIVASKFLGVAETDLTKAYEVIIQFAAILAVMLIYREKITFKKIDLWMKLLFAFLPLAIVGFIFKDQVKALFNVQVVAWMFIIGGIIFLIVEYYYKEQAWHVKDVEKVSWTQAWWVGFAQIFSLIPGTSRAGATIIGGLLAGLDRKTSAEFSFLLAIPVMAVVSGYDLLKHYQDFADANWGAFLIGFIVAFIVAYATIKLFLVFLQRFTFVAFGIYRIIFGIFLLMIL from the coding sequence TTGGATATTATTCAGGCGATAATCATCGGGATTATCGAAGGTTTTACGGAGTTCCTGCCCATCTCCTCAACAGGGCATATGATCGTAGCATCGAAATTTCTTGGTGTTGCGGAGACAGATCTGACCAAAGCGTATGAAGTCATCATTCAGTTTGCAGCCATTTTGGCGGTGATGCTTATCTACAGAGAGAAGATCACTTTCAAGAAGATCGATCTGTGGATGAAACTCCTGTTCGCTTTTCTTCCCCTTGCCATTGTCGGTTTTATCTTCAAAGACCAGGTTAAAGCACTCTTTAATGTACAGGTTGTGGCCTGGATGTTTATTATCGGGGGTATTATTTTCCTCATCGTTGAATATTATTACAAAGAGCAGGCATGGCATGTCAAAGATGTCGAGAAGGTGAGCTGGACACAGGCATGGTGGGTCGGTTTTGCGCAGATCTTTTCTCTTATCCCCGGTACGAGCCGCGCGGGGGCGACGATCATCGGTGGTTTACTGGCGGGACTTGACAGGAAAACTTCTGCCGAGTTCTCCTTTCTCCTTGCCATCCCTGTTATGGCAGTGGTCAGCGGGTATGACCTGCTCAAACACTATCAGGACTTTGCAGATGCGAACTGGGGAGCCTTCCTCATAGGCTTTATTGTTGCATTCATAGTGGCGTATGCGACGATCAAACTCTTTCTGGTTTTCCTCCAGCGTTTCACCTTCGTGGCATTCGGTATCTATCGGATCATTTTCGGGATCTTTCTGCTGATGATCTTATAG
- a CDS encoding TetR/AcrR family transcriptional regulator codes for MSKKIQKRDAEASKQLIITHAIELFSQKGYGSASMDELAERCGLNKAMVFYYFKNKKGLYEAVMREVLVEIQQTIIDENKQHSRPKDELEGFIRTYAKFACEHPYMPSLLLKELSDSGAIVPEMLFASMRQLFALFSDILKRGEEKGCFTNAIPMILYFMVLGTLNLMVTTKPLRIKASQLEDIDVDTCASCDIDEITDYVVEKIFRMLDATKQGDLL; via the coding sequence ATGTCTAAAAAAATACAAAAACGTGATGCGGAAGCTTCCAAACAGCTCATCATTACCCATGCTATAGAACTTTTTTCCCAAAAAGGCTATGGATCGGCTTCTATGGATGAACTGGCGGAACGCTGTGGACTGAACAAGGCGATGGTCTTTTACTACTTCAAGAACAAAAAAGGGCTTTACGAAGCAGTTATGCGTGAAGTGCTCGTCGAGATACAGCAAACGATCATTGACGAGAACAAGCAGCACAGCAGGCCAAAGGACGAACTTGAAGGGTTCATCCGTACTTACGCGAAATTTGCCTGCGAGCATCCCTATATGCCATCTTTGCTGCTCAAAGAGCTCAGTGACAGCGGTGCGATTGTACCAGAGATGCTCTTTGCATCCATGCGTCAGCTTTTTGCGCTCTTCAGTGATATTCTCAAACGCGGTGAGGAGAAGGGTTGCTTTACCAATGCCATACCGATGATACTTTACTTTATGGTTCTCGGTACGCTTAATTTGATGGTAACGACCAAACCACTGCGTATCAAAGCGTCACAACTTGAGGATATAGATGTGGATACCTGCGCTTCCTGTGATATTGATGAGATTACCGACTATGTGGTGGAAAAAATATTCCGTATGCTGGATGCAACAAAACAAGGAGATTTACTATGA
- a CDS encoding biotin/lipoyl-containing protein — MAKKYIDVMDTTFRDGFQSVFGGRVLMDDFFPAVEAAKKAGITHFEFGGGARFQSLYFYLQEDAFKMMDGFREIVGPDANLQVLSRGINTVMLDTGSREMIDLFAKMFAKHGTSTVRNFDALNDVNNLEYSAQCIKKHGMNHEVVVTMMDLPPGCKGAHDVPFYEKTLRNILDSGIDFDSVCFKDASGTANPHKVYETIAMARKLLGDSVHLRLHTHETAGVSVASYLAALEAGANGIDMAASPVSGGTAQPDILTMLHATKGTNYNLGDLKLQDVLKYEERLKECLADYMIPPEATQVSPLIPFSPMPGGALTANTQMMRDNGDLDKFDDVIKAMKEVVERGGYGTSVTPVSQFYWQQAYANVMFGPWKQIAPGYGRMVLGYFGKTPVEPDKEIMELAAQKLKLDPTTENPLDIADRDETKSIAHWEKVLEEEGLEATEENVFIAGACDQKGIAFLKGESPLMVRKGKENNSGEAEMAGNYTVVVDGKKYSVQVAEGDADIQISEAAPASTPAAAAPAPSNGVGAVEIHSQTPGNVWKILKNPGDSVAEGDVIMILEAMKMEIDITAPQAGKIASINVNVNDAVADGQLLATME; from the coding sequence ATGGCTAAAAAATATATAGATGTAATGGATACAACTTTCAGAGACGGTTTTCAGTCCGTCTTTGGGGGTCGTGTACTTATGGATGACTTTTTCCCGGCGGTTGAAGCGGCAAAAAAAGCGGGTATAACACACTTTGAATTCGGTGGCGGAGCACGTTTCCAGTCACTCTATTTCTATCTTCAGGAAGATGCATTCAAGATGATGGACGGTTTCAGAGAGATCGTCGGTCCCGATGCGAACCTTCAGGTACTTTCACGTGGTATCAACACAGTGATGCTCGATACGGGAAGCCGTGAAATGATTGATCTATTTGCCAAAATGTTCGCAAAACACGGAACATCAACGGTAAGGAACTTCGATGCACTTAATGATGTGAACAATCTTGAGTATTCTGCACAGTGTATTAAAAAACACGGTATGAACCATGAAGTCGTTGTGACTATGATGGACCTGCCTCCGGGATGTAAAGGAGCGCATGATGTACCTTTCTATGAAAAAACCTTGAGAAACATTCTTGACAGCGGTATCGACTTTGATTCTGTCTGTTTCAAAGATGCTTCAGGGACAGCCAATCCGCATAAAGTCTATGAAACGATTGCTATGGCAAGAAAACTGCTTGGTGACAGTGTACACCTCAGATTGCACACACATGAAACAGCAGGTGTGTCCGTTGCTTCCTATCTTGCAGCGCTTGAAGCAGGTGCCAACGGTATCGATATGGCGGCATCACCGGTCAGCGGCGGTACTGCACAGCCGGATATCCTTACGATGCTGCATGCGACCAAGGGAACGAACTACAACCTTGGTGACCTCAAGCTTCAAGATGTACTTAAATATGAAGAGAGACTCAAAGAGTGTCTTGCAGACTATATGATCCCGCCTGAAGCGACTCAGGTCTCTCCTCTTATCCCATTCTCTCCAATGCCGGGCGGTGCGTTGACAGCCAATACACAGATGATGAGAGACAACGGTGACCTTGATAAGTTCGATGACGTTATCAAAGCAATGAAAGAAGTTGTCGAACGCGGCGGTTACGGAACATCCGTAACGCCGGTAAGCCAGTTCTACTGGCAGCAGGCATATGCGAACGTAATGTTCGGTCCATGGAAACAGATTGCTCCCGGTTACGGCCGTATGGTCCTCGGATACTTTGGTAAGACGCCGGTAGAGCCGGACAAAGAGATCATGGAGCTGGCAGCACAGAAGCTCAAGCTTGATCCGACGACGGAAAATCCTCTCGATATTGCAGACAGGGATGAAACAAAATCAATAGCACACTGGGAAAAAGTACTTGAAGAGGAAGGCCTCGAGGCTACAGAAGAAAATGTATTTATTGCAGGTGCATGTGATCAAAAAGGTATTGCGTTCCTGAAAGGCGAAAGTCCTCTCATGGTGAGAAAAGGTAAAGAAAACAATAGTGGAGAAGCAGAAATGGCAGGAAATTATACAGTAGTGGTAGATGGTAAGAAATACAGTGTTCAGGTTGCAGAAGGTGATGCGGATATCCAGATCTCTGAAGCAGCACCGGCTTCAACACCCGCAGCGGCAGCTCCAGCTCCGTCAAATGGTGTAGGTGCAGTGGAAATTCACTCTCAGACACCGGGTAATGTATGGAAGATCCTTAAAAACCCGGGCGATTCTGTCGCAGAAGGTGATGTGATCATGATCCTGGAAGCGATGAAGATGGAGATCGATATTACGGCTCCTCAGGCAGGAAAAATCGCATCGATCAATGTCAATGTCAATGATGCAGTAGCGGACGGGCAACTTTTGGCCACAATGGAGTAA
- a CDS encoding DEAD/DEAH box helicase: protein MNFNQFNFHRDLAKGVKIAGFREPSPIQKMAIPIIEGGKDLVGQAHTGTGKTAAFGLPMMDKLAKGEIERALVITPTRELATQVADELYHLGRFAGIRTLTVYGGVGYGRQIALIHKGVQIVVATPGRLKDLYRKGKIDVLNPEIVVLDEADEMLDMGFLDEIKEIFEYIPQNRQTLLFSATMPEPIKELANHILYQPEFISVVGDEETTNNIIEQRYYVINENQRDEAIVKLLETEDTNKCIIFCRMKREVDRLTEYLQAQGFNASGLHGDLEQQDREVVIKAYRRGETKIMVATDVAARGLDVKDVTHVFNYHIPFDPQSYVHRIGRTGRAGKSGQAITLVTTEEFRELQRIQKEVGADMHLATLQGGEGLDESSLEYLAEQIRDMPVHKEAKRLIEYLGDIDKELLLEKLISCFVEKEQHNIGSQIGFDQNTVDSMMQEYSSEKKTTKNNNRRRKRR, encoded by the coding sequence ATGAATTTCAATCAATTTAATTTTCACCGTGATCTGGCAAAAGGGGTGAAAATAGCAGGATTTAGGGAGCCAAGTCCTATTCAGAAGATGGCGATACCGATCATTGAGGGAGGGAAGGACCTGGTAGGGCAGGCACATACGGGTACAGGTAAAACAGCTGCCTTCGGTTTGCCGATGATGGATAAACTCGCCAAAGGTGAGATCGAGCGTGCTCTGGTCATTACGCCGACCAGAGAACTGGCGACGCAGGTGGCGGATGAACTCTATCATCTGGGACGTTTTGCAGGCATCAGAACACTGACCGTGTATGGTGGAGTGGGATATGGTCGTCAGATCGCGCTGATCCACAAAGGGGTTCAGATTGTCGTAGCCACGCCGGGCAGACTCAAAGACCTTTACCGAAAGGGGAAGATCGATGTGCTCAACCCTGAGATCGTCGTGCTCGATGAAGCGGACGAGATGCTCGATATGGGCTTCCTTGACGAGATCAAAGAGATCTTCGAATATATTCCACAGAACAGACAGACACTACTTTTTTCAGCGACGATGCCGGAACCCATTAAAGAGTTGGCAAATCATATTCTTTATCAGCCTGAATTTATTTCAGTTGTGGGAGATGAAGAGACAACGAACAATATCATCGAACAGCGCTACTACGTGATCAACGAGAACCAGAGGGATGAAGCGATCGTCAAGCTCCTGGAGACGGAAGATACGAACAAATGCATCATCTTCTGCCGTATGAAAAGAGAGGTCGACAGATTGACCGAGTATCTTCAGGCTCAGGGATTCAACGCGTCTGGGCTGCATGGAGACCTTGAACAGCAGGACAGGGAAGTGGTCATTAAAGCTTACAGAAGAGGCGAGACGAAGATCATGGTCGCTACCGATGTGGCGGCGCGTGGGCTGGATGTCAAAGATGTTACGCATGTATTTAATTACCATATTCCTTTCGATCCGCAGTCTTATGTCCACCGTATCGGACGAACTGGACGCGCGGGCAAAAGCGGCCAGGCGATCACGTTGGTGACCACGGAAGAGTTCAGGGAGCTGCAGCGCATTCAGAAAGAAGTGGGTGCCGATATGCATCTTGCGACACTGCAGGGCGGGGAAGGACTGGATGAGTCAAGCCTCGAATACCTTGCAGAGCAGATCCGTGATATGCCTGTTCACAAGGAAGCAAAACGCTTGATAGAATACCTTGGAGATATAGACAAAGAACTGTTACTGGAGAAACTGATCTCCTGTTTTGTTGAAAAAGAACAGCACAATATCGGTTCACAGATCGGATTTGACCAGAACACTGTGGACTCCATGATGCAGGAATATAGTTCCGAGAAGAAAACGACAAAAAACAATAACCGCAGACGAAAGAGAAGATAA
- a CDS encoding ABC transporter ATP-binding protein, which produces MNYKKKCSIKGIVNNLLAHRRELIFGNIIATFATLLVVVIPLFIPIIVDELLLHKDHGFITFISTHIFTSDTKGYVLFILVLILFLRVLSTLLSILQTKIFVSISKNITYRLREAMLHHLKRVSLKEYEMIRVGAVTSKLVTDVETIDGFVSSTISKMIIAVLILFFSAIVLLWIHWQLALFILVTNPIVVLFTVKLSRNIGKLKKEENRAIELFQSALTETLELFHQIRAANKEEYFFGQSEAKARELKEHSVNYGYKSDAAVKFSYLVFLSGYEIFRGVSILAVAYSDLSVGLMLAIFSYLWVMVSPIQDIINFQYVLATAKAACKRINTVFEMEQEPLIEEKVNPFIGVETIGIEVRNLSFACIKDKPILENINLHIKSGSKVAIIGASGSGKTTLSNIIVGFYPLDEGEIFYGGVSNRELKLSTIRENIHLILQHPKLFNDTMLFNLTLGKIYSDEAVQKALQIAQLCDVIENLDSGLDTLVGKDGIKLSGGQRQRVAIARMILSDPRVVIFDESTSALDVHTEARLFEALQDFLKNKTVITIAHRLSTIKSAEYIYVLEDGHVADRGTPHELLEKDGSYFSSMI; this is translated from the coding sequence GTGAACTACAAAAAAAAGTGCAGTATCAAAGGCATTGTCAATAACCTTTTAGCGCACAGAAGAGAACTAATATTTGGAAATATTATCGCGACCTTCGCCACGCTGCTGGTCGTGGTCATCCCTCTTTTTATTCCTATTATCGTAGATGAACTGCTTTTACATAAAGACCATGGATTTATCACTTTCATCTCGACGCACATCTTTACGTCAGATACCAAAGGTTATGTACTTTTCATTCTGGTGCTTATCCTCTTCCTGCGTGTTCTGAGTACGCTCCTGTCGATACTCCAGACAAAGATATTCGTTTCCATATCAAAAAATATTACCTACAGACTCCGAGAGGCTATGCTGCATCATCTCAAACGTGTTTCACTCAAAGAATACGAGATGATCCGTGTGGGGGCAGTGACCTCAAAGCTCGTTACGGATGTAGAGACCATAGACGGTTTTGTGAGCAGTACGATCTCCAAAATGATCATTGCCGTGCTGATCCTCTTCTTCTCAGCCATTGTGTTGCTCTGGATCCACTGGCAGCTGGCACTTTTCATCCTGGTGACCAATCCTATTGTAGTACTCTTTACCGTGAAACTCTCCCGGAATATCGGAAAACTGAAAAAAGAGGAGAACAGGGCGATCGAACTTTTTCAGTCTGCCCTGACAGAGACGCTGGAACTTTTTCATCAGATACGTGCGGCGAACAAAGAGGAGTACTTCTTCGGACAGAGTGAGGCCAAAGCCAGAGAGCTGAAGGAACACTCTGTCAATTACGGCTACAAAAGCGATGCTGCGGTAAAATTCTCCTATCTGGTCTTTCTTTCTGGCTATGAGATTTTCAGGGGAGTGAGCATTCTGGCGGTGGCCTACAGCGATTTGAGTGTAGGGCTGATGCTGGCGATATTTTCCTACCTCTGGGTCATGGTCTCGCCTATTCAGGATATTATTAATTTCCAGTATGTCCTGGCTACGGCAAAAGCTGCCTGCAAACGTATCAATACCGTGTTCGAGATGGAACAGGAACCACTGATAGAGGAGAAGGTAAACCCCTTTATAGGTGTTGAGACCATCGGTATAGAGGTCAGGAACCTCTCCTTCGCCTGCATTAAAGACAAACCTATATTAGAAAATATTAATCTCCATATCAAGTCTGGCTCAAAGGTGGCCATCATCGGTGCCAGCGGGAGTGGAAAGACGACACTTTCCAATATAATTGTCGGATTCTATCCTCTGGATGAAGGAGAGATCTTTTACGGGGGTGTCTCGAACCGGGAATTGAAACTTTCCACTATCCGTGAAAATATTCACCTTATATTGCAACATCCTAAACTCTTTAATGATACAATGTTGTTTAATCTGACTCTTGGCAAGATCTACAGTGATGAAGCGGTGCAAAAGGCATTGCAGATCGCACAACTTTGTGATGTCATAGAGAATTTGGATTCAGGGCTGGATACGCTTGTCGGTAAAGACGGTATCAAGCTGAGTGGCGGACAACGCCAGCGGGTAGCCATAGCAAGGATGATCCTGAGTGACCCGCGTGTGGTCATTTTCGACGAATCCACGTCGGCACTTGATGTGCACACTGAGGCAAGACTCTTTGAAGCACTGCAGGATTTTTTGAAAAACAAGACGGTCATCACGATCGCACACAGACTCAGTACGATCAAAAGTGCAGAGTATATCTATGTGCTTGAAGATGGTCATGTCGCAGATCGCGGTACACCACATGAGTTGCTGGAAAAAGACGGAAGTTATTTCAGCTCCATGATTTAA
- a CDS encoding OadG family protein, whose product MEIHLVGESIKFMILGMLIVFTFLIILVELMKLQAKIINKYFPEKEPAAPAPTPTQDSDEESRRTAAIIAAVTEFRKK is encoded by the coding sequence ATGGAAATTCACTTGGTAGGCGAAAGTATCAAATTCATGATCCTGGGTATGTTGATCGTATTTACATTCCTGATCATCCTTGTAGAGCTTATGAAGCTTCAAGCGAAGATCATCAACAAATACTTTCCTGAAAAGGAACCGGCAGCACCAGCTCCGACCCCCACACAGGACAGTGATGAAGAGTCACGTCGGACAGCAGCTATCATCGCAGCTGTGACAGAGTTTCGTAAAAAATAA
- a CDS encoding sodium ion-translocating decarboxylase subunit beta, which produces MKLKHLILSLLFAFGALTTTVQASGGHEAAAAPAAQTQEAEKVYEEKSIGGLIVSFFQTTGLNAIVNPKEGVKNGAGEEISLFAQSWGRVIMFAIIFLLFYLAIAKGFEPLLLLPIAFGGLLANIPIANMTGPHGMLGIIYNMGIANEFFPLLIFMGVGAMTDFGPLLSNPKTALLGGAAQFGIFGSLVGAAALSQYTGIVDFTLKQSAAISIIGGADGPTSIFIASALAPELLGAIAVAAYSYMALVPVIQPPIMRALTNPEERKIVMKTTRKVNPLEKLIFPLVVIMMIALILPDAAPLMGAFALGNFAKESGVVDRLSNEMQNSLINIVTIFLGLGVGSKLQSDTFLVAESLGIMVIGLLAFSAGTAAGVLMGRLMNRFSKEQINPLIGAAGVSAVPMAARVVSKVGSEEKPGNILLMHAMGPNVAGVIGSAVAAGVLLSIFK; this is translated from the coding sequence ATGAAGCTCAAACATCTAATACTCTCATTGTTGTTTGCCTTTGGGGCACTCACAACGACAGTGCAGGCAAGCGGGGGGCACGAAGCTGCTGCTGCGCCTGCTGCACAGACACAGGAAGCGGAAAAGGTCTATGAAGAAAAATCGATTGGTGGTTTGATCGTAAGTTTCTTCCAGACTACGGGACTTAACGCGATCGTTAATCCCAAGGAAGGTGTAAAGAACGGTGCAGGTGAAGAGATCTCCCTCTTTGCACAGAGCTGGGGACGTGTCATTATGTTCGCTATCATCTTTCTGCTCTTCTACCTCGCTATTGCGAAAGGTTTCGAGCCTTTGCTGCTGCTCCCCATCGCGTTTGGAGGACTACTGGCCAATATTCCGATCGCCAATATGACGGGGCCTCACGGGATGCTGGGTATCATTTACAACATGGGTATCGCCAATGAGTTCTTCCCGTTGCTCATCTTTATGGGGGTAGGCGCGATGACCGATTTCGGTCCGCTGCTCTCCAACCCGAAAACAGCACTGCTCGGCGGTGCGGCACAGTTCGGTATCTTCGGATCACTGGTCGGTGCAGCAGCACTTTCCCAGTATACAGGTATCGTTGACTTTACACTCAAGCAGTCAGCAGCGATCTCCATCATCGGTGGTGCCGATGGTCCGACATCTATCTTTATCGCGTCTGCGTTGGCACCTGAGCTTCTTGGAGCGATCGCCGTCGCGGCATATTCCTATATGGCGCTGGTCCCGGTCATTCAGCCTCCGATAATGAGAGCACTGACCAATCCCGAAGAGCGTAAGATCGTTATGAAAACGACAAGGAAGGTCAATCCGCTTGAAAAGCTGATCTTCCCGCTTGTGGTCATTATGATGATCGCATTGATCCTTCCTGATGCTGCACCTTTGATGGGTGCCTTCGCTTTGGGTAACTTTGCCAAAGAGTCCGGTGTGGTCGACAGACTTTCTAACGAGATGCAGAACTCTCTCATCAATATCGTCACGATCTTCCTTGGTCTGGGTGTCGGTTCAAAACTGCAGTCCGATACTTTCCTTGTAGCAGAGTCCCTGGGGATCATGGTCATCGGTCTTTTGGCATTCTCTGCAGGAACCGCGGCAGGTGTGCTTATGGGGAGACTGATGAACAGGTTCTCCAAAGAGCAGATCAACCCGCTTATCGGAGCGGCAGGTGTTTCTGCAGTACCGATGGCTGCAAGGGTCGTCTCCAAAGTCGGTTCAGAAGAAAAACCGGGTAATATTCTGCTCATGCACGCCATGGGGCCCAATGTTGCCGGTGTTATCGGTTCAGCGGTTGCAGCAGGTGTTCTGCTGTCCATATTCAAATAG
- a CDS encoding TolC family protein has translation MKHKLWLVGLAATLQLQATSITSLLNSLEKRPEHRLDMLDVEKSALGKQALSDKLMPTVGLYAGYEISNSPNSMLPVPPNTMIGMVKDQSIPQPFSKQIMREGVNFTWPLFVKSIYTLKEKAELLNLAAKEKKKLNLIQREAVVVGSVAQLRYLEALKNALKAKKRSILQTQVTIRVKVKEGRAPQSAIFVLNSHINELDIAMNNIDQSINLLSSKIETLTGIHLKQSVPMRAKASVNRGEIFALRPLRSKVEAGKKGMKAADEAYIPSIVTKGNYTLSQADAYNNGKSLHENFGTAGLYLSMPLFDSSKGTASQQAKVDYLKEKTTLDQTEHALTVQAKQLEHEIRLLKKSVVLARKSVAEQKRLLKIAKVSFSNGTITQEEYLRYEDALADAKAALYKAEAKEWQDTAQLAVIYGNDLRRIVK, from the coding sequence ATGAAACATAAACTATGGCTGGTTGGTCTGGCTGCAACATTGCAGCTTCAGGCTACATCCATCACCTCGCTACTCAATTCACTTGAGAAACGGCCAGAACACAGACTCGATATGCTGGATGTGGAAAAGAGTGCATTGGGCAAACAGGCGTTAAGTGACAAGCTGATGCCGACAGTCGGTCTGTATGCGGGATATGAAATATCCAATTCTCCCAACAGTATGTTGCCGGTACCGCCAAATACGATGATAGGAATGGTGAAAGACCAGAGCATACCACAGCCTTTCAGTAAGCAGATCATGCGTGAGGGAGTTAATTTTACCTGGCCTCTGTTCGTCAAGTCCATCTATACGCTCAAAGAGAAAGCCGAACTGCTCAATCTGGCGGCTAAAGAAAAGAAGAAACTCAATCTCATACAGAGAGAAGCCGTGGTGGTCGGTTCTGTGGCGCAATTGCGTTACCTTGAAGCACTGAAAAATGCGTTAAAGGCAAAAAAACGTTCCATCCTGCAGACACAGGTCACCATTAGAGTGAAAGTCAAAGAGGGGCGGGCACCCCAAAGTGCTATTTTCGTTCTCAACAGCCACATCAACGAACTTGATATTGCCATGAACAATATTGACCAGAGTATCAACCTTCTGAGCTCAAAGATCGAAACACTGACAGGGATCCACTTGAAACAGAGTGTCCCCATGCGTGCCAAGGCATCGGTAAACAGGGGTGAGATCTTTGCGCTCAGACCGCTTCGCAGCAAAGTGGAAGCTGGCAAAAAGGGAATGAAAGCAGCTGATGAAGCCTACATTCCCAGTATTGTAACCAAAGGAAACTATACGCTTTCTCAGGCAGATGCCTACAATAACGGTAAATCACTGCATGAGAATTTCGGAACAGCCGGTCTGTATCTTTCTATGCCGCTTTTTGATTCCTCCAAAGGAACGGCATCACAGCAGGCAAAAGTGGACTACCTCAAAGAGAAGACGACCTTGGACCAGACAGAACATGCACTCACGGTACAGGCGAAACAGCTGGAACATGAGATCCGGCTGTTGAAAAAGTCTGTAGTGTTGGCAAGAAAAAGTGTTGCCGAACAGAAACGGCTGCTGAAGATCGCCAAAGTCTCATTTTCAAACGGGACGATAACGCAGGAAGAGTATCTACGCTATGAAGATGCCCTTGCGGATGCCAAAGCGGCACTCTACAAGGCGGAAGCCAAGGAATGGCAGGATACAGCGCAGCTTGCGGTAATTTACGGAAATGATTTAAGAAGGATTGTAAAATGA
- the pckA gene encoding phosphoenolpyruvate carboxykinase (ATP), translating into MSTRTPNGLDKLGLKNIGEVYYNLSYDELQAHEINQGECKISTTGTAMCDTGIFTGRSPKDKYFVDQEPSNKNIAWGDVNRPIKKEIYDELLDITLDQLSGKNIYITDVYAGASPTSRRSIRFITEVAWQAHFVKNMFIRPTEEELETFEPDFTVYNACKAVDENYKEHGLNSDVYVVFNIEDNISIIGGTWYGGEMKKGIFSMMNYWLPLEGKLSMHCSANVGKDNDVCLFFGLSGTGKTTLSTDPNRALIGDDEHGWDDNGVFNFEGGCYAKVINLDPKSEPEIHGAIIKDALLENVVADSTGNVDYSDDSKTENTRVSYPIEHIVNHKDNLQAGHPKNIIFLSADAFGVLPPVSKLTKEQAMYYFLSGYTAKVAGTERGITEPVATFSACFGEAFLPLHPTVYAKLLGEKIDEHGVNVYLVNTGWTGGPYGTGKRMSIKNTRACINGILSGDILNTEFDTLDTFNLAIPKTLEGVDTEVLNPRNTWEDKVEYDAMLAKLAGMFQKNFHRYDGNGGEFNFASAGPQL; encoded by the coding sequence ATGAGTACCAGAACGCCCAACGGACTTGACAAACTCGGATTGAAAAACATCGGAGAGGTCTATTATAATTTGAGTTATGACGAGTTGCAAGCGCATGAAATAAACCAGGGAGAGTGCAAGATCTCTACCACGGGTACAGCTATGTGTGATACGGGAATCTTTACGGGAAGAAGTCCTAAAGACAAATACTTCGTCGACCAGGAGCCTTCAAACAAGAACATTGCCTGGGGTGATGTGAACAGGCCTATCAAAAAAGAGATCTATGACGAACTCCTGGATATCACCTTGGATCAACTCTCAGGCAAGAATATCTATATTACCGATGTCTATGCCGGTGCAAGTCCGACAAGCAGAAGGTCTATCCGCTTCATTACCGAAGTGGCATGGCAGGCACACTTTGTCAAAAACATGTTCATCCGTCCTACAGAAGAAGAACTGGAAACATTTGAACCTGACTTTACAGTGTATAACGCATGCAAAGCGGTGGATGAAAACTACAAAGAACACGGTCTCAACTCGGATGTATATGTTGTGTTCAACATAGAAGACAATATCTCCATCATCGGAGGAACATGGTACGGCGGTGAGATGAAGAAGGGTATTTTCTCGATGATGAACTACTGGCTGCCTCTTGAGGGCAAACTCTCTATGCACTGTTCTGCCAATGTTGGAAAAGACAATGACGTCTGCCTTTTCTTCGGACTTTCCGGTACGGGTAAGACCACACTTTCAACTGACCCCAACCGTGCACTGATCGGTGATGATGAACATGGCTGGGATGACAACGGTGTCTTCAACTTTGAAGGCGGATGTTATGCCAAAGTGATCAACCTTGACCCCAAGAGTGAACCTGAGATCCATGGTGCTATTATCAAGGATGCACTGCTTGAGAATGTCGTGGCTGATTCAACGGGTAATGTGGACTACTCGGACGATTCAAAAACGGAGAACACACGTGTTTCCTACCCTATAGAGCACATAGTAAATCACAAAGATAACCTTCAGGCAGGCCATCCGAAAAATATCATCTTCCTCTCTGCAGATGCATTCGGTGTACTGCCTCCTGTTTCAAAACTGACGAAAGAGCAGGCAATGTACTACTTCCTGAGCGGATACACCGCAAAAGTAGCAGGAACTGAAAGAGGGATCACAGAGCCGGTCGCTACTTTCTCTGCCTGTTTCGGTGAAGCATTCCTTCCACTGCATCCGACAGTTTATGCTAAGCTGCTTGGAGAGAAGATCGATGAGCATGGTGTGAATGTCTACCTTGTCAATACAGGCTGGACAGGCGGTCCATACGGTACAGGTAAACGAATGAGTATCAAAAATACAAGAGCCTGTATCAACGGTATTCTGAGTGGTGACATCCTGAATACCGAATTTGATACCCTGGATACATTTAACCTTGCTATCCCCAAAACGCTTGAAGGTGTCGATACGGAAGTACTTAACCCGAGAAATACCTGGGAAGACAAAGTAGAATACGATGCAATGCTGGCAAAACTTGCCGGTATGTTCCAGAAGAACTTCCACCGCTATGACGGGAATGGCGGGGAGTTTAACTTCGCTTCAGCAGGCCCGCAGCTCTAA